Proteins from a single region of Salipiger sp. H15:
- a CDS encoding HPr kinase/phosphatase C-terminal domain-containing protein: MTSPAPLILHATAVAVNGRALLIRGASGAGKSGLALEMMARGAQLIADDRVVLTLEDGRLWASPPAPIAGLIEARGLGLLPVDHLPRAEVVAVLDLDTPETERLPPDREIMLQSRILPLLHNAAHPYFPAALVQYLKGATRDPQNG; this comes from the coding sequence ATGACCAGCCCCGCCCCGCTGATCCTGCACGCCACCGCGGTGGCGGTGAACGGCCGCGCGCTGCTGATCCGCGGCGCCTCGGGGGCGGGAAAATCCGGGCTCGCACTCGAGATGATGGCGCGCGGCGCGCAGCTCATCGCGGATGACCGGGTGGTGCTGACGCTCGAGGACGGGCGCCTCTGGGCCAGCCCCCCTGCCCCGATCGCCGGGCTGATCGAGGCGCGCGGGCTGGGGCTATTGCCCGTCGACCACCTGCCCCGCGCCGAGGTGGTCGCGGTGCTCGACCTCGACACCCCCGAAACCGAGCGCCTGCCGCCTGACCGGGAAATCATGCTGCAGTCGCGAATTCTCCCCTTGCTTCACAATGCCGCGCATCCCTATTTTCCCGCAGCGCTCGTTCAATATCTGAAAGGCGCAACAAGGGATCCGCAGAATGGATGA
- the rapZ gene encoding RNase adapter RapZ, producing MDDSPKGPQHVVLVTGPSGAGRSTAINALEDFGFEAIDNIPLGLIPRLIEGPALERPLALGVDIRNRDFTVDGLLSLQSVLAGQPQFTAQLLYLDAAPTVLARRYSETRRRHPLAPDSAYTEGITRELALLEQARAAADILIDTSELSPHELRAQLATWFAGEQTQQLAVSVESFSYKRGLPQGLDTVFDCRFLDNPHWVPELRGLTGLDAPVQAHVKADPRFEPFLQKVVDLALFLLPACTEEGKAHLSLGFGCTGGQHRSVTVTESVAGALADRGWQVSTRHRELERRGHAAKGVATGLDERSQA from the coding sequence ATGGATGACTCGCCGAAAGGACCCCAGCACGTCGTGCTGGTCACCGGCCCCTCGGGTGCCGGGCGCTCCACCGCGATCAACGCGCTGGAGGATTTCGGCTTCGAGGCGATCGACAACATTCCGCTGGGGCTGATCCCCCGGCTGATCGAGGGCCCGGCGCTGGAGCGCCCGCTGGCGCTCGGCGTCGACATCCGCAACCGCGACTTCACCGTCGACGGGCTGCTCTCGCTTCAGTCCGTGCTGGCCGGGCAGCCCCAGTTCACCGCCCAGCTGCTCTATCTCGACGCCGCGCCAACCGTGCTTGCGCGGCGATATTCCGAGACCCGCCGCCGCCATCCGCTCGCCCCCGACAGCGCCTATACCGAGGGCATCACCCGCGAGCTGGCGCTGCTCGAGCAGGCCCGTGCCGCCGCCGACATCCTGATCGACACCTCCGAGCTCAGCCCGCACGAGCTGCGCGCCCAGCTCGCCACCTGGTTCGCCGGGGAGCAGACGCAGCAGCTGGCCGTCTCGGTCGAGAGCTTTTCCTACAAGCGCGGCCTGCCGCAGGGGCTCGACACGGTGTTCGACTGCCGCTTCCTCGACAACCCGCACTGGGTCCCCGAACTGCGCGGCCTGACCGGGCTCGACGCGCCGGTGCAGGCCCACGTGAAGGCCGATCCGCGCTTCGAGCCCTTCCTGCAGAAGGTCGTCGACCTCGCGCTCTTCCTGCTGCCGGCCTGCACCGAGGAGGGCAAGGCGCACCTCTCGCTGGGATTTGGCTGCACCGGCGGACAACATCGTTCCGTCACCGTGACGGAATCCGTCGCGGGCGCCCTTGCGGACCGGGGCTGGCAGGTGTCAACTAGGCACCGGGAACTCGAACGCCGCGGCCATGCCGCCAAGGGCGTGGCAACTGGACTGGACGAGAGGTCGCAGGCGTGA
- a CDS encoding PTS fructose transporter subunit IIA, with product MIGIVIVAHGGLAKEYLAAVEHVVGAQPGIMAISIEADHDRGKKQSEICAAADSVDTGDGVVLVTDLFGGSPSNLSLLACQPENRRILYGMNLPMLIKLAKTRQLPVPDAVRGALEAGRKYIDSQNVRPDPV from the coding sequence GTGATCGGCATCGTGATCGTGGCGCATGGTGGGCTGGCCAAGGAATACCTTGCAGCCGTGGAGCATGTGGTCGGGGCGCAGCCCGGAATCATGGCGATCTCGATCGAGGCCGACCACGACCGGGGCAAGAAGCAGTCCGAGATCTGCGCGGCGGCGGACAGCGTCGACACCGGCGACGGCGTGGTGCTGGTCACCGACCTCTTCGGCGGCTCGCCGTCGAATCTCAGCCTGCTCGCCTGCCAGCCCGAGAACCGGCGCATCCTCTACGGGATGAACCTGCCGATGCTGATCAAGCTCGCCAAGACCCGCCAGCTTCCGGTTCCCGACGCCGTGCGCGGCGCGCTCGAGGCCGGGCGGAAGTATATTGACAGCCAGAACGTCAGACCCGATCCCGTCTGA
- a CDS encoding HPr family phosphocarrier protein: protein MSDTCVRRVLNIVNEKGLHARASAKLVEVVEGFDAHAEVSKDGMSAGGDSIMGLLMLAASKGSSIEVKTSGPDAAALADALEALVANRFGEDN, encoded by the coding sequence ATGAGTGATACCTGCGTTCGCCGCGTTCTGAACATCGTCAACGAGAAGGGGCTGCATGCCCGCGCATCGGCCAAGCTGGTCGAGGTGGTCGAGGGATTCGACGCCCACGCGGAAGTGTCCAAGGACGGGATGAGCGCCGGCGGCGACAGCATCATGGGGCTTTTGATGTTGGCAGCCTCCAAGGGAAGCTCTATTGAGGTCAAGACCTCCGGCCCCGATGCGGCCGCGCTTGCCGACGCGCTGGAAGCGCTGGTCGCCAACCGCTTCGGCGAGGACAACTGA
- a CDS encoding lysophospholipid acyltransferase family protein → MRDSYDASTGREAPLPPPPAPYDKRKLSYANTFTNPWKANTIRALEWMTGKIPLIRLVRRFERAGVPDGQDFWAQALRMMRIELQTPSEQIARIPAKGPVIVVANHPHGLVDGMILAELIGRVRTDYRILTRSLLTGVQEIAEFMIPVPFPHEATAREQSLEMRATAMDHLRRGGVIALFPSGVVASSGSMFGAAVEAVWNPFTAKMIQRSGATVVPVYFPGQNSRAYQIANRLSPTLRQGLLIHEVIHACGRPQTPVVGAPISPEEVRGWSGTQREFVAWLRERTLALKG, encoded by the coding sequence ATGCGTGACAGCTATGACGCCTCGACCGGACGGGAAGCGCCGCTGCCGCCGCCCCCTGCGCCCTATGACAAGCGCAAGCTGAGCTACGCCAACACCTTCACCAACCCGTGGAAGGCCAACACGATCCGCGCGCTGGAGTGGATGACCGGGAAGATCCCGCTGATCCGCCTCGTGCGCCGTTTCGAGCGCGCCGGCGTGCCCGACGGGCAGGACTTCTGGGCGCAGGCGCTGCGCATGATGCGCATCGAGCTGCAGACCCCCTCCGAGCAGATCGCCCGCATTCCCGCCAAGGGTCCGGTGATCGTCGTCGCCAACCACCCGCACGGGCTGGTCGACGGGATGATCCTCGCCGAGCTGATCGGCCGGGTGCGCACCGACTACCGCATCCTCACCCGCTCGCTGCTGACCGGGGTGCAGGAGATCGCCGAGTTCATGATCCCCGTCCCCTTCCCGCACGAGGCGACCGCGCGCGAGCAGAGCCTCGAGATGCGCGCCACCGCCATGGACCACCTGCGGCGCGGCGGGGTCATCGCGCTCTTCCCCTCGGGGGTGGTGGCCTCGTCGGGCTCGATGTTCGGCGCGGCGGTCGAGGCGGTGTGGAACCCCTTCACCGCCAAGATGATCCAGCGCTCGGGCGCGACCGTAGTGCCGGTCTACTTCCCCGGCCAGAACAGCCGCGCCTACCAGATCGCCAACCGGCTCTCGCCGACGCTGCGCCAGGGCCTGCTGATCCACGAGGTGATCCACGCCTGCGGCCGGCCGCAGACGCCGGTGGTCGGCGCGCCGATCAGCCCCGAGGAGGTGCGCGGCTGGAGCGGCACCCAGCGCGAGTTCGTCGCCTGGCTGCGCGAGCGGACGCTGGCGCTGAAGGGCTGA
- a CDS encoding 3-hydroxybutyryl-CoA dehydrogenase, whose product MEIKSIGVVGAGQMGNGIAHVMALAGYEVRLSDVSQDALDAAVQLITRNLDRQVSREKISAEARDAALAKISTTLDVVEVARTDLVIEAATEQEAVKTKIFEGLVPHLLPHTILTSNTSSISITRLASRTDRPEKFLGFHFMNPVPVMQLVELIRGIATDEPTYHACLKVVENLGKTAASAEDFPAFIVNRILVPMINEAVYTLYEGVGNVRSIDMAMKLGANHPMGPLELADFIGLDTCLAIMNVLHDGLADTKYRPCPLLTKYVEAGWLGRKTKRGFYDYRGEEPVPTR is encoded by the coding sequence ATGGAAATCAAGAGCATCGGTGTCGTCGGCGCGGGCCAGATGGGCAATGGCATCGCCCATGTCATGGCGCTGGCGGGCTACGAGGTGCGCCTGTCGGACGTCAGCCAGGACGCGCTCGACGCCGCGGTGCAGCTGATCACCCGCAACCTCGACCGCCAGGTCAGCCGCGAGAAGATCTCGGCCGAGGCCCGCGACGCCGCCCTGGCGAAGATTTCCACCACGCTCGACGTGGTCGAGGTGGCCCGCACCGACCTGGTGATCGAGGCCGCCACCGAGCAGGAGGCGGTGAAGACCAAGATCTTCGAGGGGCTGGTGCCGCACCTGCTGCCGCACACGATCCTGACCTCGAACACCTCGTCGATCTCGATCACCCGGCTCGCCTCGCGCACCGACCGGCCCGAGAAGTTCCTCGGCTTCCACTTCATGAACCCGGTGCCGGTGATGCAGCTGGTCGAGCTGATCCGCGGCATCGCCACCGACGAGCCGACCTACCATGCCTGCCTGAAGGTGGTCGAGAACCTCGGCAAGACCGCCGCCTCGGCCGAGGATTTCCCGGCCTTCATCGTCAACCGCATCCTGGTGCCGATGATCAACGAGGCGGTCTACACGCTCTACGAGGGCGTCGGCAACGTGCGCTCGATCGACATGGCGATGAAGCTCGGCGCGAACCACCCGATGGGCCCGCTCGAGCTCGCCGACTTCATCGGGCTCGACACCTGCCTCGCGATCATGAACGTGCTGCACGACGGTCTGGCGGACACCAAGTACCGCCCGTGCCCGCTGCTGACCAAGTACGTCGAGGCCGGCTGGCTCGGCCGCAAGACCAAGCGCGGCTTCTACGACTACCGCGGCGAGGAGCCTGTCCCGACCCGCTGA
- a CDS encoding DUF6473 family protein, whose translation MSVAGSFQGALEYFPCRYGRSRLLFRGPKRALDGRYLAFLGGAETFGRFVEAPFPVLVERALGPVEAAEEPGVPCVNLGVINAGIDLFLGDPAILNLAARAELCVIQVMGAQNMSNRFYGVHPRRNDRFLRASDRLQQLFPEVDFTEFHFTLHMLGRLREISEERFAEVTAELRLAWVARMKHLLTLLGGRAVVLWAAGHPPPDTHVNALSPAPLFVERGMIEALRPRAAALLDQPLSPAALQAGTGGMVFADFEAGAAGEALSPAAHVEIAAALEPVLQRLLARKRRRAP comes from the coding sequence ATGTCCGTTGCCGGATCCTTTCAGGGTGCACTGGAATATTTTCCATGCCGCTATGGCCGCTCGCGGCTGCTGTTCCGCGGCCCGAAACGCGCGCTCGACGGGCGTTACCTCGCCTTTCTCGGCGGGGCGGAGACCTTCGGCCGGTTCGTCGAGGCGCCCTTCCCGGTGCTGGTCGAGCGGGCGCTCGGCCCGGTGGAGGCGGCGGAGGAGCCGGGAGTGCCCTGCGTGAACCTCGGGGTGATCAACGCCGGGATCGACCTCTTCCTTGGCGATCCGGCGATCCTGAACCTCGCCGCGCGGGCGGAGCTCTGCGTCATCCAGGTGATGGGGGCGCAGAACATGTCGAACCGGTTCTACGGCGTGCATCCCCGGCGCAACGACCGCTTCCTGCGCGCCTCGGACCGGCTGCAGCAACTCTTCCCCGAGGTGGATTTCACCGAGTTCCACTTCACCCTGCACATGCTGGGGCGGCTGCGCGAGATCTCGGAGGAGCGTTTTGCCGAGGTCACCGCAGAGCTGCGGCTGGCCTGGGTGGCGCGGATGAAGCACCTGCTGACGCTGCTCGGCGGGCGCGCCGTGGTGCTCTGGGCGGCGGGCCATCCGCCGCCGGACACCCATGTCAACGCGCTCTCCCCCGCCCCGCTTTTCGTCGAGCGCGGCATGATCGAGGCGCTGCGCCCGCGGGCGGCGGCGCTGCTCGACCAGCCGCTGTCGCCCGCCGCGCTGCAGGCGGGCACCGGGGGCATGGTCTTTGCCGACTTCGAGGCGGGTGCGGCGGGCGAGGCGCTGAGCCCCGCCGCCCATGTCGAGATCGCCGCGGCGCTGGAGCCGGTGCTCCAGAGACTGCTCGCCCGGAAGCGGCGGCGCGCGCCCTGA
- a CDS encoding phasin family protein, whose translation MAKETPEVIETAAAPALEAPQVEAPAPVETAAPEAVKPAPAPRAPARRSAAKPAESTPPEATVVAAKPAPAAVAPAPVAPKPAAPKPVAAKPVAVKAMPAAADERSFRMSWNLEPYAATALVDTMLDIGAELQSFTAERVREDVATQHRILHCKTPADLIHIQSAFFQKASEDYRAHWGRLAELGNKLAVFPG comes from the coding sequence GTGGCAAAAGAGACACCTGAGGTCATCGAGACCGCCGCCGCGCCCGCCCTCGAGGCGCCGCAGGTCGAGGCCCCGGCACCGGTCGAGACGGCCGCGCCCGAGGCGGTGAAACCCGCGCCGGCGCCCCGCGCCCCGGCACGCCGCAGTGCGGCGAAACCCGCCGAATCGACCCCGCCCGAGGCGACGGTCGTGGCCGCGAAACCCGCCCCGGCCGCGGTGGCTCCGGCGCCGGTCGCGCCGAAACCCGCCGCCCCGAAGCCGGTCGCCGCGAAACCCGTCGCGGTGAAGGCGATGCCCGCCGCAGCGGACGAGCGCAGCTTCCGCATGAGCTGGAACCTCGAGCCCTATGCCGCCACCGCGCTCGTCGACACGATGCTCGACATCGGCGCCGAGCTGCAGAGCTTCACCGCCGAGCGCGTGCGCGAGGACGTGGCGACGCAGCACCGGATCCTGCACTGCAAGACCCCGGCCGACCTGATCCACATCCAGAGCGCCTTCTTCCAGAAGGCGAGCGAGGACTACCGGGCGCACTGGGGCCGGCTTGCCGAACTCGGCAACAAGCTCGCGGTCTTCCCCGGCTGA
- a CDS encoding aminotransferase class III-fold pyridoxal phosphate-dependent enzyme gives MSLDLDISTDGVLTADTNLVQSWADLNALKQSGARTVIVSAEGAMVRDSEGNELIDGIGGLWCVNVGHRRPEIIDAIKEQLETLDFYSTFYNFTHPAAAALAVKLAELAPGPLNKVHFGNSGSVANETAIRILHHYFNRLGQPKKKRILCRFGAYHGSTNLTVAMTTPGYSEGWGKSGELVHHLRSPHHWREAPEMTEAEFLGALKQDLKDTIAHYGAETIACMVAEPIMGAGGVIVPPEGYHVAMAEICRAHDIKYVTDEVVTAFGRLGHFFASKDVFGVQPDIINTAKGLTSGYQPLSATIMSDEIYEVISGPGGMFFHGMTYSGHPAAAAAGLANIALMEREQIPERVRVTGKRFEALLRQLEEFDVVGEVRGSHFMIGIEFVKDKARKIPFAPEDLIGLRVAREAQKRGLIARPLGNILILSPTLIMDDAMIDRVADILRESIAALQSSL, from the coding sequence ATGTCGCTCGATCTCGACATCTCCACCGACGGCGTGCTCACCGCCGACACCAACCTCGTGCAGAGCTGGGCCGATCTCAACGCGCTCAAGCAGTCGGGGGCGCGCACGGTCATCGTCAGCGCCGAGGGCGCCATGGTGCGCGACAGTGAGGGCAACGAGCTGATCGACGGCATCGGCGGGCTCTGGTGCGTCAACGTCGGTCACCGCCGCCCCGAGATCATCGACGCCATCAAGGAGCAGCTCGAGACGCTCGACTTCTACTCGACCTTCTACAACTTCACCCACCCCGCCGCCGCGGCGCTGGCGGTGAAGCTGGCCGAACTGGCGCCGGGCCCCCTCAACAAGGTGCATTTCGGCAACTCGGGCTCGGTCGCCAACGAGACCGCGATCCGCATCCTGCACCACTATTTCAACCGGCTGGGCCAACCGAAGAAGAAGCGCATCCTCTGCCGCTTCGGCGCCTACCACGGCTCGACCAACCTCACCGTCGCGATGACCACGCCGGGCTATTCCGAGGGCTGGGGCAAGTCGGGCGAGCTGGTCCACCACCTGCGCAGCCCGCACCACTGGCGCGAGGCGCCCGAGATGACCGAGGCCGAGTTCCTCGGGGCGCTGAAGCAGGACCTCAAGGACACCATCGCCCATTACGGCGCCGAGACCATCGCCTGCATGGTCGCCGAGCCGATCATGGGCGCCGGCGGGGTGATCGTGCCGCCCGAGGGCTACCACGTCGCCATGGCCGAGATCTGCCGCGCCCATGACATCAAGTACGTGACCGACGAGGTGGTGACCGCCTTCGGCCGGCTCGGGCATTTCTTCGCCTCGAAGGACGTGTTCGGCGTGCAGCCCGACATCATCAACACCGCCAAGGGGCTGACCTCGGGCTACCAGCCGCTCTCGGCGACGATCATGTCGGATGAGATCTACGAGGTGATCTCGGGCCCCGGCGGCATGTTCTTCCACGGCATGACCTACTCGGGCCACCCGGCCGCCGCCGCCGCGGGGCTCGCCAACATCGCCCTGATGGAGCGCGAGCAGATCCCCGAGCGGGTGCGGGTGACCGGCAAGCGCTTCGAGGCGCTGCTGCGCCAGCTCGAGGAGTTCGACGTGGTGGGCGAGGTGCGCGGCAGCCACTTCATGATCGGCATCGAGTTCGTGAAGGACAAGGCGCGCAAGATCCCCTTCGCGCCGGAGGACCTGATCGGCCTGCGCGTCGCCCGCGAGGCGCAGAAGCGCGGCCTGATCGCGCGCCCGCTGGGCAATATCCTCATCCTGTCGCCGACGCTCATCATGGATGACGCGATGATCGACCGGGTTGCGGACATTCTCCGCGAAAGCATTGCTGCATTGCAGAGCAGCCTGTGA
- a CDS encoding carbon-nitrogen hydrolase family protein, which produces MKLALYQGPPIGGDIEAGLARLERQLLVAAAAGARLLVAPELFLPGYNWPELHGALAQPRGGEWCRRLSDMAAAAGCGLCVGWAERDGETVYNAATCWDATGAEAGHYRKIQLFGPMEKASFAPGDAYCLFEFEGMRTSMLICYDVEFAPHVRALAQRGAELILVPTANPAGFEHVSKVFVPARAAESNVTIAYANFCGPDAGLEFGGNSVIVGPDARVIARAGTTETLLIAEVGTPVAPELRSTQIQDFREV; this is translated from the coding sequence ATGAAACTCGCCCTCTACCAGGGTCCGCCGATCGGCGGTGACATCGAGGCGGGCCTTGCCCGCCTCGAAAGACAACTCCTCGTGGCCGCGGCCGCCGGCGCGCGGCTGCTGGTCGCGCCCGAGCTCTTCCTGCCCGGCTACAACTGGCCCGAGCTGCACGGCGCGCTGGCGCAGCCGCGCGGCGGCGAGTGGTGCCGGCGCCTGTCGGACATGGCGGCTGCGGCGGGCTGCGGCCTCTGCGTCGGCTGGGCCGAGCGCGACGGCGAGACGGTCTACAACGCCGCGACCTGCTGGGACGCCACCGGCGCCGAGGCCGGGCACTACCGCAAGATCCAGCTCTTCGGCCCGATGGAGAAGGCCAGCTTCGCCCCGGGCGACGCCTATTGCCTGTTCGAGTTCGAGGGCATGCGCACGTCGATGCTGATCTGCTACGACGTCGAGTTCGCCCCGCATGTGAGGGCGCTGGCGCAGCGCGGCGCCGAGCTGATCCTCGTGCCCACCGCCAACCCGGCGGGCTTCGAGCATGTCTCGAAAGTTTTCGTGCCCGCCCGCGCCGCGGAGTCGAACGTGACCATCGCCTATGCGAATTTCTGCGGCCCGGATGCCGGGCTCGAATTCGGCGGCAACTCCGTCATCGTCGGCCCCGATGCGCGCGTCATCGCGCGGGCCGGCACCACCGAGACGCTTCTGATCGCCGAGGTCGGCACGCCCGTCGCGCCCGAGCTCCGCTCCACCCAAATCCAGGACTTCAGGGAGGTCTGA
- a CDS encoding extracellular solute-binding protein, whose product MKTFLTTSVLALSLATGASAEGKLSIYHWFEYIPQELLDKFAAEYDVEVTMDTFDSNEALLAALKAGKMGSYDVAVPGDYMVKIMSDEGMLDTFEPSEIPNFANIEDRWMDVDFDPGRHSSIPYQWGSTSFSVNKEVYSGPLDSLSLIFEPPAELKGKINVLDTSGETLTLGSLYLGIPQCTSDREQLKALNDLVQGAKAGWASFGSDVAKDVLVSGDAAAGMIWSGFSAKARVEGAPIEYVFPKEGMIVWMDNVVLLKDAPNRDNALKFMNFLLEPENAAAVTNYAQYTSGVKGVEPFLDPEVANSPESNPPADAKGVFVQACPEDVQVMYDAIWTNLKK is encoded by the coding sequence ATGAAGACCTTCCTCACCACGTCCGTGCTGGCGCTGTCGCTGGCGACCGGTGCCAGCGCCGAGGGCAAGCTCTCGATCTACCACTGGTTCGAGTACATCCCGCAGGAGCTGCTCGACAAGTTCGCCGCCGAGTACGACGTCGAGGTGACCATGGACACCTTCGACAGCAACGAGGCGCTGCTGGCCGCGCTGAAGGCGGGCAAGATGGGCAGCTACGACGTGGCGGTGCCCGGCGACTACATGGTCAAGATCATGAGCGACGAGGGCATGCTCGACACGTTCGAGCCCTCGGAGATCCCGAACTTCGCCAATATCGAGGACCGCTGGATGGACGTCGACTTCGATCCGGGCCGGCATTCCTCGATCCCCTACCAGTGGGGCTCGACCTCCTTCTCGGTCAACAAGGAGGTCTACTCGGGCCCGCTCGACAGCCTGTCGCTGATCTTCGAGCCGCCCGCCGAGCTGAAGGGCAAGATCAACGTGCTCGACACCTCGGGCGAGACGCTGACGCTGGGCTCGCTCTATCTCGGCATCCCGCAATGCACCTCGGATCGCGAGCAGCTGAAGGCGCTGAACGACCTCGTGCAAGGCGCCAAGGCGGGCTGGGCCAGCTTCGGCTCGGACGTGGCCAAGGACGTGCTGGTGTCGGGCGATGCTGCCGCCGGGATGATCTGGTCGGGCTTCTCGGCCAAGGCCCGGGTCGAGGGCGCGCCGATCGAATACGTCTTCCCCAAGGAGGGCATGATCGTCTGGATGGACAACGTGGTGCTGCTCAAGGACGCGCCGAACCGGGACAACGCGCTGAAGTTCATGAACTTCCTGCTCGAGCCCGAGAATGCCGCCGCGGTCACCAACTACGCGCAATACACCTCGGGCGTGAAGGGCGTGGAGCCCTTCCTCGACCCCGAGGTCGCCAACTCGCCGGAATCGAACCCGCCGGCGGATGCCAAGGGCGTGTTCGTGCAGGCCTGCCCGGAGGACGTGCAGGTCATGTATGACGCGATCTGGACCAACCTGAAGAAGTGA
- a CDS encoding ABC transporter permease: protein MAKPVDLRRFTGFRAITWLCLFVLYAPLVIVAIYSFNDSTSITRWGGFSLKWYVDVFTGPEAPKFRDAAINSFSIAIGAAICATLIATAAAVAMNRTGRFRGKTASLALINLPLMVPEIVTAVASLVFFITIGFKTGLLTIFIAHVVFCIPFAYLPISARMQSVPDVYEQAAMDLYATPWEAFRLVLLPLMVPGILSGFLLAFIISLDDFLITNFVKGAGVETLPTAIFGSVKQGIKPNIMAISTLLLGVSVVFVTLSWIIGRAGQSKR, encoded by the coding sequence ATGGCCAAGCCCGTCGACCTGCGCCGCTTCACCGGGTTCCGCGCGATCACCTGGCTCTGCCTCTTCGTGCTCTACGCGCCGCTGGTGATCGTCGCGATCTACAGCTTCAACGACAGCACCTCGATCACCCGCTGGGGCGGCTTCTCGCTCAAGTGGTACGTGGATGTCTTCACCGGCCCCGAGGCGCCGAAGTTCCGCGACGCGGCGATCAACAGCTTCTCGATCGCCATAGGGGCGGCGATCTGCGCGACGCTCATCGCCACCGCCGCCGCCGTGGCGATGAACCGCACCGGGCGCTTCCGGGGCAAGACCGCGAGCCTTGCGCTGATCAACCTGCCGCTGATGGTGCCCGAGATCGTCACCGCCGTGGCCTCGCTGGTGTTCTTCATCACCATCGGCTTCAAGACCGGGCTGCTGACCATCTTCATCGCACATGTGGTGTTCTGCATCCCCTTCGCCTACCTGCCGATCTCGGCGCGGATGCAGAGCGTGCCGGACGTCTACGAGCAGGCGGCGATGGATCTCTACGCCACCCCGTGGGAGGCGTTCCGGCTGGTGCTGCTGCCGCTGATGGTGCCGGGGATCCTGTCGGGGTTCCTGCTGGCCTTCATCATCTCGCTCGACGACTTCCTGATCACGAACTTCGTCAAGGGCGCCGGGGTCGAGACCCTGCCCACGGCGATCTTCGGATCGGTCAAGCAGGGCATCAAGCCCAACATCATGGCCATCTCGACCCTGCTTCTGGGGGTTTCGGTGGTCTTCGTCACGCTTTCCTGGATCATCGGGCGGGCGGGGCAATCCAAACGATAA
- a CDS encoding ABC transporter permease, with the protein MSGGAPGGASKSDIYRGNGPRLMLPAWIFIGVFLVAPVAIMAVYSVLTKEFRGGVIWDFTLAAYDQFFLDRGLFGDEPASIEWTYIGIFWRSIWQAGLATVLCLLIGFPTAWFIATRDVKERSVWLFLITVPYWVNLLIRTVSMKFLIRDTGPLNELLLALGVIDGPLALVNTNFAVQLGLFYSYLPFMVLPIYAAVERYDFSMSEAAADLYASSWQTLRLVILPVVKPGIVAGCILVFVPSLGAFLAPDLLGGAKTFMIGSLIEEQFKGAAGNWPFGAAASMILLTIVMGVLLVHARAQTKGEK; encoded by the coding sequence ATGTCCGGCGGCGCGCCGGGGGGCGCCTCGAAATCCGACATCTACAGGGGCAACGGCCCGCGGCTGATGCTGCCAGCGTGGATCTTCATCGGCGTCTTCCTCGTGGCGCCGGTGGCGATCATGGCGGTCTACTCGGTGCTGACCAAGGAGTTCCGCGGCGGGGTGATCTGGGACTTCACCCTTGCCGCCTACGACCAGTTCTTCCTCGACCGCGGCCTGTTCGGGGACGAGCCGGCCTCGATCGAATGGACCTACATCGGCATCTTCTGGCGCTCGATCTGGCAGGCCGGCCTTGCGACGGTGCTCTGCCTGCTGATCGGCTTCCCGACGGCATGGTTCATCGCCACGCGGGACGTGAAGGAGCGCTCGGTCTGGCTGTTCCTGATCACCGTGCCCTACTGGGTGAACCTGCTGATCCGTACCGTGTCGATGAAGTTCCTGATCCGTGACACCGGGCCGCTCAACGAGCTTCTGCTGGCGCTGGGCGTGATCGACGGGCCGCTGGCGCTGGTGAACACCAATTTCGCCGTGCAGCTCGGGCTCTTCTACAGCTACCTGCCATTCATGGTGCTGCCGATCTACGCGGCGGTGGAGCGTTACGACTTCTCGATGTCCGAGGCGGCGGCGGATCTCTACGCCAGCAGCTGGCAGACGCTGCGGCTGGTGATCCTGCCGGTGGTGAAGCCGGGGATCGTGGCGGGCTGCATCCTCGTCTTCGTGCCCTCGCTCGGCGCCTTCCTCGCGCCGGACCTGCTGGGCGGGGCCAAGACCTTCATGATCGGCTCGCTGATCGAGGAGCAGTTCAAGGGCGCGGCGGGCAACTGGCCCTTCGGCGCGGCGGCCTCGATGATCCTGCTGACCATCGTCATGGGCGTGTTGCTGGTGCATGCCCGCGCGCAGACGAAGGGGGAGAAGTGA